TCACTAGGTAATTCTTTCCTGGAATGGACCCCATCCAGAGAACCCAGATATTAAACCATGCTTTAGGGTTATTCATTAAATCTCTCTCTTCTCCATGTGTGTTGGGTGTGTATTTTTTGGGATGTCACCAGAGTCTTACATTCCCATTTGAGTGACCCCATACTTATTTTACAGGAAATATTTACTCTAATGTAAATAAGTTCTGAGAAGTGATTTAAACACCCAAATTGATTTGCAAGAACTTTTAGCATATAGGTATGGGTTTAAGGAAATGTAATGAATCTGTGCAAGTCACACAGATTTAAACCAGTCTGTTAGCTAGCTGTGGTGTGTGCAACTGGAGGATATCCccagctgaaataaaataatgccACTTTCTAATACTAAAATCACAGAGTTAAAGAGTTTTATTCCTGACTTTCAGTGGCAAAAGCATAATTCTGAAATCTCTTATGGTGGTACTCTGCAGAACTGGAGACCACTGACTATTTGCCCACTtcaatttggggtttttccataatttttttctgcttactACATGAGAACATTCCTTAATGCTACCTAGAGTGAAGATAAACTATTTTCCCCGTTGATGTCCAGATCATCACAATTAAAAATCAGTTGACCTTGATCTATTTTCTAGTCACTCTCAGATTTGAAGGCCCCTTTTTATGAGACCATGAAGAAGTACACAGACTCTAGGTTTTGCCAAGGCACTGCTAATCCTCTACATAATCAGCCTTGGCTTTATGTTCCTCTGCTGCCAGATACTTCCCCTGCTTCTGCTACTGTGTCTTACAGTCTGCTGAAACACTCCCACTTTAACCCACATTGGTGTCTGAACTCATATTTCATTTCTGGGTCCCACCATCAATGTGACTCTGCTGTAGAGGAACCCAAGACAAAGGAGTGTGCATTGATACAATCCCCACATGCACTTTGGGATAAAGTTGCCCCAAGAGATCATTCTTGCCCACAAATTTACATGCAGTTCTCCTACTTCTTCTTCCTAAGGTTTGTCCTTCCATATCTTGTCATTaatcagaaaaaattaaaagaaaaacaacaacaacaacaaatcccaaaccaaccaaaaatcaGACACTTTCTTTGCCACGTCTGCTGCAGCAAATAATGATTTAGcattcaaattatttatttgggTAAGATTTATTTGAGAGGTGGGAGAGGTGGGCCCACCAAGTGGTCAGACCAGCATTCCCAGCACAGACCAACTCACTCAGTGTTATCCACTACCCACTGTGTTTGGGAGAAGGCTCAATAACCAAGGGCTGGCATAGGTGTTGGTCTTCATTCCATTTTACGAAATCCTAATCAAATTTAGTGATGCAAGGTGATacctctccctgcagcccatcCTTCCCTTTACCACAGTTTTGAGTAATACGACCCCCCCTCCCATTGtggcaaaaagaaaatcacttttCCCCTTCCactatttcatagaatcatcaaATCATAGAATATCTCAGGTTGGAATGGGCCCATAATGCTCAACCAGTCCAACTCCCTGCTCCTTGAAAAAGTTATCAGTGAATGGAGAACAGACACACTCTGGACAAAGTTTGTTAGAGAGATCCTCCTGTCCAGTCAGCAGGTACAGAAAGGACATTGTGGTTTTCTAAACTCCTCAGAGAAGAATCTGGATGCATAtggatcccagcccagccccagacTCTTCAGTTTATGTCTAAAGGGTTACAGAGGTGTAAGTGAGCCTGTATACAACTTTGTCCCATGGGGTTAAAGATGACAAAGCAAATATAAttagataaataaaatgaaatatttatttaaatttattgcAAGGATTAAGCAAAATAACTTGATCAGAATTATTTGCTACGTAGCATAGGTAGCCATAACTACTAGTATAGTACACTGCACTATTTTTGAAGCAATAAAGAAGCAATTATATTAAATCTAGCAAAACAATTATTAAGTAGAGTAAATGTTACCCATGCAACAACCATGAGCAAACCTATTTGGCTCAGCCTTGAGAAGTGACCTTAAGGGGCTTCCCTACTCAAGGGAGGGATCTTCACACACCTTAGGGAGGTATGCTAGAAATTCTCACCATGCAAAAGTGGGACTGCCCTTCTGCAGCATAACATGATTGGCTGCCAGTCTGATACATTTTTAGATTTTGTATTGTCAGGTTTATTCAGCAAAATATGCTTTGCTGCTGAAAAACGTGTTAGAAGCTCTTTGGTTTCTTCCATGTGACACTTGTGACTCTCACTTCCATGTGAAGGCCTggacatccctgctgctcctgccctcagATCAGGGAGTATCTGTTTGCATGTCCTCATGGTGTTGGAAATGATAGAACTTTACAAATACCCCTTCtaattaattgttttaattaagtTTTCTAATTACTTGTTTGAATTAATCATAAGCAGTGTCATTTTCCACTCTGTCATATGCCACTGTAGCCAACATTCAGCAAGGTTTGTCATAAGCTGCTTACCGCTTGGGAAAATTCCTGGAGCTTTACATTTTGCTAAAACAACTGTAATCAACCTTGATATGCTTCAGTGGTCTCAGACCTGGAAGAGGGATTTATTGCTGAAGCTGAACACTAGGAATGCAGAATTTATGAACCATGGGGCCATTGTGCAGAACCCTGAGATAAAGAGGGAACTAAGAAACACAATTCAGCAATTGTACTGTAATCCCATTCTCCTGGTTTCAGCTAgggtagagttaatttcttctttaatttctACTTTAGCCGtcacagtgctgtgttttggatttggaaTGAGAATGGTGTTGATAATACACTGAAGTTTTGGGTTTTGCTAAGTCATGTTTATCCTAAGCCAAAGACTTTTTGTTTCCTCATCttctgctctgccagtgaggaggttCACAAAAGAAACTGGgagagagcacagctgggacaggtgacctAAACTGCCCAAAGGGACAGCCACACCCTAGAACATCATGCCTGGTATATAAACTGGGAGGAGTTGCCTAGAAGGGCAGCTGATCTTGGTTTGGGAAGTGGGCTCTGGAATCACTCAGCAGGTGGTGTGTAATTGcattgtgcatcacttgtttgGTCCCTTTTCACTATCATTATTAATTACTACTATTGTTgtactttattttcaaatatgaaACTCTTCTTAATTCAACACACAAGTTTTACGTCAAATCTCCTCCCCATTCCACCAgctggggggcagggggggaaGAAGAAGTGGCTGAGCAAGCAGCTGCGTGGTGTTTAATTTCCATCCAGGTTTAAAACACAATACCTCTCTCTATCTGgaaaaaagataacaaaaagactgaaaatatgGACTAATTAGCATGAGAAGCAAGAAGTCAATAACCAATAGAAGACAGAGAACTAATTAATGAAGAGCAATTTATAGCCAATGAACATTAATTTCGTGGTTTGCTAAAACGTATAAAAATTGCAAAGCTTTGAAAGAGCGTGTGCATGTTTAGAGGAGCACTGTAATAAAGTAATGTGTGCTTTCTGATATTAAAGTAGCATTAAAGAGCTTAATCTATCCTGATGTTTTCAGTGACAGTGGTGGGTGTGATAGTTTGGCCAAGCTGCTCTCAGTGCTCTTTAACACTAAAAACAGGAGACTCTCCTTGTTCAAGCCATTCCTGGTAAGGTGtaaacagctggagctgctgtgtccctgctcaggcagtttcctgctgcagctggctcCCTGGGCACCCCCTGACTGACAGCTATCCCCTCAGACTGTAAAAGCCCTGTCCCACTCTTTAACAGGACAGACTTCTAACATCCCCCTTCTCGGAGTGTGGAGATTCCTTCCCTGAGTGGGGCCACCCAGCAAGGTTTCACTTTGAGAAAAAGAGACTTGTTCAGGGCCGTTGGCAAGGGTGAGTAAAGTCAGTCTCTacttaacatttatttttctacctTTAATATAATTGCTTCAATACTGAACTATATTAGTAGCAGTAACCATCTACACTGTGGAATAAAGAATTCTAATTAAAGCCTTTTAGTCTAGTCATTAGCATCATCATCCATATAAATAAATTCTTCCCTCATGTTTGAGAAGGTGTGTAGAAAACAAGGACACCTTTGCTAAAAACCGCAGTGCTAATCTTCCATTCTGCTTCAGCCAGGGCCATAATCTGACTGCAGCACTCCGGGAATGCCCTGGGTGCTTGTCTGACATGCATCTGTGGGCCATGGAAACCCTCCCCTTCCTCGCTGAAGGGTGGTGGGCAGTGCACAGCACGAAGCGGCTGCGGAGATCATAGCCCGGCTGTGGGGATCTTCTCTGCTCTCTCAGCCTGGTTCGGGATTGCTCCCGAGCAGCCCTGAGCATGGGAACCCACCTGAAGCTGCTGTTGGAGGGCCCTGAAGCTGCGTTATCCACTGGGGCTTTGCCACAACGTGGAGGACTTGTTGTCCCCCTGTTCCTCTTGCCCAGAGAGGGGAGGTGGGCTGTGCGCTGCACAGAGCGGCCGCGGAGGTCACAGCCCTGCCGCGGGGATCTCCTCTGCTCTCTCTGCCTCGGTCGGGTTtgctctccagcagccctgagTATGGGACCCTGCTTCCAGCTGGTGCTGGAGGGCTCTGGAACTGCTCTATCGACAGGGGTTTGGTCACGACATGGAGAATTTGTTGtctgcctcctcctcttcctaGGTGAGGGCTCTGTGTACTGCACAAAGCGGCCGCGGAGGTCGTAGCCGCCCCGCACGGATCTGCTCAtctctctctgcagcagcagggtttGATCCCAAGCAGCCCTGGGGGCACCAGTCCACTGCAGGCTCCTGCTGGAAGGCCCTGAAGCTGCaccatccctgggagcatggTCACAGCTGGGAGGGCCCACTCTCTTCCCTGCAGAGTGGTCACAGTCTGTGGTGTCCACAAAGCAGCTGcggccatccctgccccacagcgGGGATCTGCTCCAggcctgctccctgccagcatCTTCCATGTCCAGCGCCATGTCCTGCAAAGAGGGCTGTGGAGAGTTCCTGCCCTTCTCTCCTGAAAGGGCCAGACTCAGTGGGGAACCCCCAGAAGTTCTGGGAGGGGACATTTCAGAGCCTCCCAAAGGCTCTTCTGGAGGGCTGCCAAGGCCATAGAGCCAAAGGTGCACAAATGGGATGGATCTGGGTGGGATGCTTTGAGAGGAAGCAGCATTGTGGCTGTGAAGAATGCTGCAAggtgggaaggggagaagggaaaatgCTGAGATCCTAGAGAGGAATCCACTGCTCCTCTGGTGCCAAGTTACCCTCCTCCCCAGAGTTACCTTCATCCTGCCAGGCAAACCCTCTGGGCCAACAGAAGCCACCTGCTTGCTGCTGCTTGCCCACTGACTGAGGAAGGAAGGAGCATATGGTGGTGCCAGCGAGGAAGAAGCCCTTTCTCCAATCTTCAGATCAGAGcatctggagaaaaaaagagtGATCTCAGTTTAGAGCTGTTGTTGCCTTCCCTGAGGTTCAGTCATTTTCTTGGAGAGGTTTCTATGACAGAGAGAAGACTTAACCAAGGCCACTAATGGAAATTTCAGCTAGAGTCTTCTCACCCAgtctgctcctgtcccagcaaAACCTCATTTTTGTACTTTCTACAGCCTCCATTTCATAAATTCACAGacttgtttgggttggaagggaccttaaatctcatcttgttccacccccttATCATGGGCAGGAATACCTTACAATAGACCAGGTttttccaagccctgtccaacctggccttgaacacttccagggatgcggcacccacagctgctttgggcagcctgttccattATTTCACCAGCCTTACACTGAagcatttcttcctaatatctaatgtAAACCTGCCCTGAGTCTGCTGAAAACTGATAGTCTTCATCCTATCCAACCCTCCCCACCTTTCCTGGCAGGCCCCTTTAAGTTCTCTTGCTCTTCTCTACATAAGTCCAGCATCAGAGGGCAGACAAATAGCCTGTTACATCAGGGCAGCAGCCTGAAGGACAGACATGGAGTAGTACAGGTTTCACAGCACTGAATGATGCAGGTAGTAATTGCAGTCAGTGAGAAAAACACTCTAGAGTATGAGAAGCAAAACAAtaaacagggaaaaggaaacatCTTCTGAACACATCTGAATCCTGGTTATTACCTGGCATAAAACAGCAGGTAGGCTTGCTGTCTGAGAGCTGTGTCAATGCAACAGAGCTCCACAGACTCATCATCCATCTGGTACCACAGCCCGTTGCTGGCCTGTGAAAAAAAGACAAGGATCTCTGCATGGTTTATCTCCAAAAACACAGGCAGAAAACTACCAAAGAGTATGTCAAAACAAATCCAGTCCAGTCCCTAAGGAGACCTTCTGCCCCAAAACCTTGGCTGTCAGTAACACTGATGGGAAAGTTTATCTTCCCCAGCAGACATTTTCCCCattgggaaggaaggaagtagCTGCTTACCTTTGTGTAGCAGAAATAGTGTCCTTCATGGCAGCTGACCCCACTGTGCACCAGGACAGCATACAGGGAGTAATGGAGGGGTTCTGCATCGGCCTGGGACATGTACGGGCGAAGATCCAGGTACTCGGGGTACTCCACAACCTACAGAGACACCAGGAGGGCTCAGAAGTGACCCTGACCTGTGACATAGAATAGTCTGCCACATCCAGGGGCCAGAGGTG
This genomic window from Anomalospiza imberbis isolate Cuckoo-Finch-1a 21T00152 chromosome 22, ASM3175350v1, whole genome shotgun sequence contains:
- the LOC137487084 gene encoding ubiquitin carboxyl-terminal hydrolase 17-like protein 6, which gives rise to MATTENHFFIAEGLAPPKRILFPPEKICMVWQQRQSAGAGLFNVGNTCFLNAVLQCLTYTPPLANYLLSREHSRACHQQGFCMMCIMEAHINEVLHSPVSAILPLTVLKVFRCIGEHFQPGREEDAHDFLCCTVNAMQRACLSASNDLDLSSQSTTVVYQIFGGFLRSRVTCFSCEAISDSYEAFLDVPLDIKAASSLTAALEDFVTPEHLDGDNCFKCNKCKKNVAASKRFTVHCAPKILTVCLKRFDCLTGGKISKVVEYPEYLDLRPYMSQADAEPLHYSLYAVLVHSGVSCHEGHYFCYTKASNGLWYQMDDESVELCCIDTALRQQAYLLFYARCSDLKIGERASSSLAPPYAPSFLSQWASSSKQVASVGPEGLPGRMKVTLGRRVTWHQRSSGFLSRISAFSLLPFPPCSILHSHNAASSQSIPPRSIPFVHLWLYGLGSPPEEPLGGSEMSPPRTSGGSPLSLALSGEKGRNSPQPSLQDMALDMEDAGREQAWSRSPLWGRDGRSCFVDTTDCDHSAGKRVGPPSCDHAPRDGAASGPSSRSLQWTGAPRAAWDQTLLLQREMSRSVRGGYDLRGRFVHPSG